A portion of the Bubalus kerabau isolate K-KA32 ecotype Philippines breed swamp buffalo chromosome 1, PCC_UOA_SB_1v2, whole genome shotgun sequence genome contains these proteins:
- the ATP5MC2 gene encoding ATP synthase F(0) complex subunit C2, mitochondrial codes for MYTCTKFVSTPSLIRRTSTALSRSLSAVVVRQPETLTDESHSSLAVVPRPLTTSLTPSRSFQTSAISRDIDTAAKFIGAGAATVGVAGSGAGIGTVFGSLIIGYARNPSLKQQLFSYAILGFALSEAMGLFCLMVAFLILFAM; via the exons ATGTATACTTGCACCAAGTTCGTCTCCACCCCCTCCTTG ATCAGGAGAACCTCGACGGCATTGAGCCgatcactgtctgcagtggtgGTAAGACAACCGGAGACACTGACGGATGAG AGCCACAGCAGCTTGGCAGTAGTTCCCCGTCCCCTGACCACCTCACTTACTCCTAGCCGCAGCTTCCAAACCAGTGCCATTTCAAGGGACATTGACACAGCAGCCAAGTTCATTGGAGCTGGGGCTGCCACAGTAGGGGTGGCCGGCTCTGGAGCTGGAATTGGGACCGTGTTTGGGAGTCTCATCATTGGTTATGCCAG GAACCCTTCTCTGAAGCAGCAGCTCTTCTCCTACGCCATTCTGGGCTTTGCCCTCTCGGAGGCCATGGGGCTCTTTTGCCTGATGGTGGCCTTTCTCATCCTCTTCGCCATGTGA